The following coding sequences lie in one Alloacidobacterium dinghuense genomic window:
- the uraD gene encoding 2-oxo-4-hydroxy-4-carboxy-5-ureidoimidazoline decarboxylase, which produces MITASRVLADWNLLNDDVAVAAILPCCGSTRWAQDMVSARPFSDEQDLSERSDAIWLHLSPQDWDEAFRSHPRIGERKAAATASRKSTEWSQQEQSRVEASSSEVLAALARGNHLYEEHFGRIFLVCASGKSSAEILEILERRLMNDAQTELREAVEQQRQIIRLRLRKWLGA; this is translated from the coding sequence ATGATTACAGCGAGCAGAGTGTTAGCAGATTGGAACTTGTTGAATGATGATGTGGCCGTAGCAGCCATTTTGCCGTGTTGCGGTTCTACTCGCTGGGCGCAAGATATGGTCTCGGCTAGACCTTTCTCTGATGAGCAGGATTTGTCAGAGCGCTCCGATGCCATTTGGCTGCATCTTTCACCGCAAGATTGGGATGAGGCGTTCCGAAGTCATCCGCGTATCGGCGAGCGCAAGGCGGCCGCTACTGCCTCACGAAAATCAACAGAGTGGTCACAGCAGGAGCAGAGCCGAGTGGAGGCATCGAGTTCGGAAGTGCTCGCTGCATTGGCACGAGGAAACCATCTCTATGAAGAGCACTTTGGCCGCATCTTTCTCGTTTGCGCCAGCGGAAAGTCCTCTGCGGAAATACTAGAGATCTTAGAGCGTCGTCTGATGAATGACGCACAGACAGAATTGCGCGAGGCTGTCGAACAACAGCGACAAATTATCCGGCTCCGTCTGCGAAAATGGCTGGGTGCATAA
- the pucL gene encoding factor-independent urate hydroxylase encodes MIALGENQYGKSRVRVMKVERCADRHEVFEWNVDVWLKGDFTACFEDGDNSHVLPTDTMKNTIYSTARASKASTIEEFAIELATHFITTQPQVNEASANIKATLWRHIDAGRQRHPTAFVQTGPARETVTATYPRGEAVSVTSGFTDMAILKTANSAFAGYLRDRLTTLKETHDRLLGTLATAEWTYAAPGLDYAALRTSITDSLLNAFAQHESLSVQQTLFAMGKAALEAVPEITEIRLQMPNKHCNLVDLSAFDQDNPNHIFVPTDEPHGSIEACVRREV; translated from the coding sequence ATGATCGCACTCGGTGAAAATCAATATGGAAAATCGCGCGTACGCGTAATGAAGGTCGAGCGATGCGCGGATCGTCATGAGGTCTTCGAGTGGAACGTTGATGTGTGGCTGAAGGGGGATTTTACGGCGTGTTTTGAAGATGGTGACAACAGCCACGTTTTGCCCACCGACACAATGAAGAACACGATCTACTCAACGGCACGTGCATCGAAGGCAAGTACAATCGAGGAATTTGCAATTGAGCTGGCCACCCACTTCATCACCACGCAACCGCAAGTAAACGAAGCTAGTGCAAATATCAAGGCCACATTGTGGAGACACATCGATGCTGGCCGTCAGCGGCATCCTACAGCATTTGTGCAGACTGGACCAGCCAGAGAGACGGTTACGGCTACCTATCCACGCGGAGAGGCGGTTTCCGTAACGTCGGGCTTTACTGACATGGCAATTCTAAAGACGGCGAACTCTGCATTTGCGGGGTATCTTCGGGACAGGTTGACGACACTCAAGGAAACGCATGATCGTCTGCTGGGAACCCTGGCAACCGCGGAGTGGACCTACGCTGCGCCCGGTTTAGATTATGCCGCACTGCGAACAAGCATTACCGATTCGCTACTCAACGCCTTTGCTCAGCACGAGAGCCTTTCTGTTCAGCAGACGCTTTTTGCCATGGGTAAGGCTGCACTGGAAGCTGTTCCCGAAATTACCGAGATTCGGCTTCAGATGCCGAACAAGCACTGCAACCTCGTGGATCTTTCTGCTTTCGACCAGGACAATCCGAACCATATTTTCGTACCTACAGACGAGCCGCATGGTTCGATTGAAGCTTGTGTGCGGAGAGAAGTTTGA
- the uraH gene encoding hydroxyisourate hydrolase — MRGISTHILDLTRGRPAEGVAVRLHRHEKGGWRAVAARRTDQNGRISDLLPENETLQSGFYRLRFGTSAYFRGEGIESLHPFVDIAFQVRDIGEHYHVPLLITPHSYSTYRGS; from the coding sequence ATGAGAGGAATTTCAACGCATATTCTTGATCTGACACGCGGACGACCGGCAGAAGGCGTGGCGGTACGGTTGCATCGCCACGAAAAGGGAGGATGGCGCGCCGTTGCCGCGCGCCGGACAGACCAGAATGGACGCATTAGCGACCTGCTGCCCGAGAATGAAACGCTGCAAAGCGGCTTTTATCGTCTGCGTTTTGGAACGAGCGCCTATTTTCGTGGCGAAGGAATCGAAAGCTTGCATCCTTTTGTTGACATAGCTTTTCAAGTCCGAGACATTGGTGAACATTATCATGTTCCACTTCTGATAACTCCGCACAGCTACTCAACGTACCGTGGAAGTTGA
- a CDS encoding allantoate amidohydrolase has translation MSAVAINDSVRAAIARDGAATILVRCKAIAACTDKHGEILRTFLSPAMEEVHQRMRPWFEAAGMTVNVDRVGNFRAFYLSAADTDSACLLIGSHLDTVPNAGAYDGVLGVLMGLALVEALGGRRLPYSIEVIGFSDEEGTRFGVPFIGSQALVNRLDDALLNCKDANGIMVGEALTRYRAKHPKAVESSLVQNTKAYIEFHIEQGPVLESKDMALGVVEALAGQRRCRLVFHGSPGHAGTTPMMLRRDALAAAAEWITRVEMIASEFEGLVATVGQVFVEPGGVNVIPGVTRCSLDVRHADDVVCRKALEAILNEARVTTTRRGLTVDTAEYHTQPAVHLNPTMVALAENSVRQAGYSFLRMTSGAGHDAMVIAPHLPSAMLFLRSPGGISHHPDESVLKSDVAAAIHAGLCFLDNVASFLNDNGGDLRA, from the coding sequence TTGAGCGCCGTTGCCATTAACGATTCAGTGCGCGCTGCGATTGCACGCGATGGCGCCGCAACCATATTAGTGCGCTGCAAAGCAATTGCGGCCTGTACGGACAAACATGGCGAAATTTTGCGAACGTTTCTTTCGCCGGCTATGGAGGAGGTTCACCAGCGTATGCGTCCTTGGTTTGAAGCCGCAGGAATGACGGTGAACGTGGATCGCGTTGGGAATTTTCGTGCATTCTACCTGTCAGCAGCCGATACAGACTCGGCGTGCTTGCTGATCGGATCTCATCTCGATACTGTTCCCAACGCCGGTGCATACGACGGCGTATTAGGTGTTCTCATGGGGCTGGCTTTGGTTGAAGCTCTCGGTGGCCGTCGATTGCCCTATTCCATCGAAGTCATTGGTTTTTCTGATGAAGAGGGAACACGCTTCGGTGTTCCATTCATCGGCAGCCAAGCTCTCGTGAATCGCCTTGACGATGCGCTCCTCAATTGCAAAGATGCCAACGGAATCATGGTTGGCGAAGCTTTGACACGCTATAGGGCAAAGCATCCAAAAGCTGTGGAATCTTCGTTAGTTCAGAATACGAAAGCCTATATCGAGTTTCATATTGAGCAGGGGCCAGTACTTGAAAGCAAAGACATGGCTTTGGGAGTTGTAGAGGCGCTCGCGGGCCAAAGACGATGCCGTCTGGTCTTTCATGGGTCGCCTGGACATGCAGGCACAACGCCGATGATGCTGCGCCGCGATGCTCTTGCAGCCGCTGCCGAATGGATCACTCGCGTCGAAATGATCGCCTCTGAATTCGAGGGTCTAGTGGCGACGGTTGGCCAAGTGTTTGTTGAACCGGGTGGGGTAAATGTAATTCCTGGTGTCACACGTTGCAGCCTTGATGTGCGGCATGCAGACGATGTCGTGTGCCGGAAGGCTTTGGAAGCAATCCTCAATGAAGCCCGTGTCACAACGACCAGGCGCGGATTGACAGTCGATACGGCGGAATACCACACGCAACCTGCTGTACACCTTAATCCGACGATGGTCGCACTAGCGGAAAATTCCGTGCGTCAGGCAGGCTATTCGTTCCTCCGCATGACCAGCGGAGCGGGGCATGATGCAATGGTCATCGCTCCGCACCTACCTTCAGCAATGTTATTTCTGCGGAGCCCTGGTGGTATCAGTCATCATCCGGACGAGAGCGTGCTTAAATCCGACGTTGCTGCGGCTATCCACGCCGGCCTGTGTTTTCTTGACAATGTCGCATCCTTCCTCAACGACAATGGGGGCGATTTGCGTGCATAA
- a CDS encoding FAD binding domain-containing protein, producing MRSHPAEYEFVSPGSLAGVLALLQSEPGEWLPVAGGTEIMVQFSAGRLAAHRLVNIWNVDELRQITETETSLIIGGGCTFTQLRECAAVPMHFPLLAQAASWTGSIANQNRATIAGNIVNASPAADSPPALLAYDAELELISSNRTRRIPYINFHLGYKKTALLPGELLLAIHLQKRFKGWFTYAQKTGARNAQAISKICIAGVGRLREGRVEALQIGIGAVAPTPLRLQKIENALMGTSLTENSIAGARSLLAEEIAPINDIRSSSDYRRSVAANLLEDLLRNLAAWKGVA from the coding sequence ATGAGGTCGCATCCGGCAGAGTACGAGTTTGTTTCTCCCGGCAGTCTTGCGGGAGTTCTGGCTCTCCTTCAAAGCGAGCCCGGTGAATGGCTTCCCGTTGCTGGAGGCACTGAGATCATGGTGCAATTCAGCGCAGGAAGGTTGGCCGCGCATCGTCTCGTGAATATATGGAATGTTGATGAGCTTCGTCAGATCACTGAAACCGAAACGTCCCTTATTATCGGCGGCGGTTGTACCTTTACTCAACTGCGAGAATGTGCCGCGGTACCAATGCACTTCCCTCTGTTAGCGCAGGCAGCATCCTGGACGGGAAGCATTGCCAATCAGAACCGCGCCACAATTGCTGGAAATATCGTTAACGCCTCGCCCGCAGCCGATTCTCCTCCGGCCTTGCTCGCTTATGATGCTGAATTGGAGCTAATCTCTTCGAATCGAACACGAAGAATTCCTTATATCAACTTCCATCTCGGCTACAAAAAAACCGCCTTGCTACCAGGAGAATTGTTGCTTGCCATTCATCTCCAAAAGCGCTTTAAGGGCTGGTTCACATATGCGCAAAAGACCGGAGCGCGGAATGCTCAGGCAATTTCAAAGATTTGCATAGCTGGCGTCGGGAGGCTTCGCGAGGGACGCGTAGAAGCTTTGCAGATCGGCATCGGGGCAGTGGCGCCGACGCCGTTGCGTTTACAAAAAATAGAGAATGCACTGATGGGGACTTCCTTGACGGAAAATTCCATTGCTGGAGCACGCAGCCTTCTCGCGGAAGAGATTGCACCCATAAACGATATCCGTTCATCAAGCGACTACCGACGGAGTGTTGCCGCCAATTTGCTGGAGGATCTCCTCCGTAATCTTGCCGCATGGAAGGGGGTTGCATGA
- the allE gene encoding (S)-ureidoglycine aminohydrolase — protein MHNLGHTRSVRRASHFIHTPDTFIRTQIPGCSKASVIVHASPVLGANFAQYSVEFEVGGALGSASGQRFFYVLDGTITLESGADTYTLVENDYAYVPQEAEHTIRALQASRATVIEQKYRSVNGEGPPTLLVGHEPSVPAQPLTGDNDLLVRSLLPDTITFDFAVNTMSYAPGAGLSMVEVHVMEHGLLMLEGGGIYRLDDQWYPVTAGDFIWMAPYCPQWFGAIGKVPAKYLIYKDWNRHPLA, from the coding sequence GTGCATAACTTAGGACACACGCGCAGCGTGCGACGTGCGAGCCATTTCATTCATACCCCCGATACATTTATCCGTACTCAGATTCCGGGCTGCTCGAAAGCCAGCGTGATCGTCCATGCTTCACCTGTGCTTGGAGCGAATTTCGCACAATATTCTGTTGAATTTGAAGTTGGTGGCGCTCTTGGGTCCGCATCAGGTCAGAGATTCTTTTATGTGCTCGACGGCACGATAACACTTGAGAGCGGTGCCGATACTTACACGCTCGTTGAGAACGACTACGCTTATGTACCGCAAGAAGCAGAGCATACGATTCGCGCTTTGCAAGCCTCGCGTGCCACAGTGATCGAGCAGAAATATCGTTCAGTGAATGGCGAGGGTCCTCCAACATTGCTGGTGGGGCATGAGCCATCGGTACCGGCGCAGCCGCTAACGGGTGACAACGATCTGCTCGTGCGTTCGCTTCTGCCGGATACCATAACGTTCGACTTCGCAGTGAACACCATGTCTTATGCACCGGGCGCAGGATTGAGCATGGTTGAGGTTCATGTCATGGAGCACGGTTTGCTGATGCTTGAAGGTGGAGGCATTTATCGACTTGATGACCAGTGGTATCCAGTGACTGCGGGAGACTTTATCTGGATGGCGCCGTACTGCCCTCAATGGTTTGGTGCGATTGGAAAGGTTCCGGCAAAATATCTGATCTATAAGGATTGGAATCGGCACCCTTTGGCGTGA